The Streptomyces sp. RKAG293 genome includes a region encoding these proteins:
- a CDS encoding TOBE domain-containing protein: MESYTIGQAANLLGVSVDTARRWADAGRFPTHRENTRRFVDGPDLAAFCVEVAQEAAAENGEAYTSARNAFSGIVTAVKLGDVAAQVEIQAGPHRLVSLLTREAVEELQLQVGMQATARVKSTSVHIDLA, translated from the coding sequence ATGGAGTCCTACACCATTGGTCAGGCGGCGAACCTGCTCGGCGTGAGCGTCGACACGGCGCGGCGCTGGGCGGATGCCGGCCGTTTCCCCACCCATCGCGAGAACACCCGCCGGTTCGTCGACGGCCCGGATCTTGCCGCCTTCTGCGTGGAAGTCGCGCAGGAGGCCGCCGCGGAGAACGGCGAGGCGTACACATCCGCGCGCAACGCCTTCTCCGGCATCGTCACCGCGGTGAAGCTGGGCGACGTCGCCGCCCAGGTCGAGATCCAGGCCGGGCCCCACCGGCTGGTCTCACTGCTCACCCGCGAGGCCGTCGAGGAGCTGCAGCTGCAGGTCGGCATGCAGGCGACCGCCCGCGTGAAGTCCACCAGCGTCCACATCGACCTCGCCTGA
- a CDS encoding SpvB/TcaC N-terminal domain-containing protein — MSGGADSTAEGAVLSLPKGGGAVGGIGETFTPDLFTGTGNFTVPITVPAGRLGLAPHLSLGYSTGNGNGSFGLGWQLSLPGVSRKTSRGIPRYADPATAGPAGPGADPADVFVLSGAEDLVPVDGGRPGRVRYRPRTEGLFARIEHVRDASGNYWEVRGKDGLLTRYGTPRPAGADATWRDPAVVADPDDPDRVFAWRITRTEDALGNVIRYDYLRDHGQEPGHTWDGPLLARISYADYGDRAEPSFLVAVDFDYESRPDAFSDHRPGFEVRTSLRCRTVRVTTHAADGIARVARECRFAYQQAGFNGVSLLTRVDVVGIDDQVLPPGQDPPPRQDLPSGQDLPPGQDPPPAQDPLLENLPPLTFAYSGFDPAGRRFEALAGPALPTASLGDPTLTLVDLQGTGLPDLVELGATKRVWRNAGGGRFELPRQLAQAPPVSLADPGVRFMDADGDGRADLVVPETTSGGRTAGVTAGYYPMTFAGGWSHRSFRRYRQSPSARLSDPNVKLVDLTGDGLTDVLRSGTRLECWFNDPDPSKAWQRTAQSTAPLVDLADPRVRFADMTGDGLQDIVLLRNGNVAYWPNQGHGRWGARVTMRRSPRLPDGFDPRRVLLGDVDGDGAADLIYVDHGRVLLWGNRSGNAWTEQPVTITGTPAVTGSDSLQLSDVYGTGMAGLLFSRAADGSGRPHLRFLDFAGGVKPHLLTVMDNHLGATTQVTYAPSTQEYLRDQSYPETRWRTTLPFPVHVVSRVEVADAISGGRLTTKYRYHHGYWDGVEREFRGFAMVEQLDSEYFGTAPTTGPGAVPDGHFSPPTLTKSWFHPGPVAAVEAGEWTELDLRHEYSGLDVPMLSRPPGQTAFLAALPRSARRAALRTLRGQLLRTELYGLDGTDREHRPYTVTESISGMREESPVPDQGQSTDVRERIFFPFGLGSRTTQYERGDEPMTRFAFPVGHDAYGFPAGQLSIAVPRGRDPMAAVAATTTPYLATYATTEFARRDDADHYLIDRVARTTSYEVVDDGRLSVAQLRDAILAGPTQAGLSLRVIGHARTYYDGDAFTGLPLGTLGDHGLPVRAESLAFTDAFLDALYLPGDPLATGPRPVYLAPGGVTAWTAEYPPEFRAALPALAGYTHYADIDVPGSPGGYYVTGARHRYDVHLAGRVPRGLAVASLDPLGALSQIVHDEHDLLPVRSVDPAGLASEAASDYRLLRPHTLTDANGNTVSVTFSPTGLVTAQYVRGKNGEGDRDTPSSRTTYDLLAFAERGQPASVRTERRVHHDMDTDVPAAERGETIVSVAYSDGFGRLLQTRSQAEDTLFGDLAYGGGVIPAEDLAPVGDTTGRTRGPSDPDNVIVSGWQIYDNKSRVVMKYEPFFATGFAYAQPLDDRLGQKATMFHDPRGQVVRTLNPDGSEQRVIFGVPADLGVPEVFEPTPWETYTYDANDNAGRTHGDTAAPYRGHWNTPASIEIDALGRTVRAVARNGVADADRFTTRSAYDIPGNLVSTTDALGRPAFTYSFDVAKRRWRMDGMDIGRRDAVPDALGRPVESRDSKGALTLGTFDVLHRPSRVWARDGRSGPVTLRQLVEYGDGGAVGQPAADRAAARALNLLGRPVRHHDEAGLISVAAVDFKGNVLESKRQVVADAPILATYEQARSKGWQVVPFRIEWTPAAGQTRAARDAQLLEPGGYVTTTSRDALNRIVRHVFPTDVEGSRRELRPTYNRAGALEQVRLDDAVHVQRITYDAKGQRALIAYGNGVMTRYAFDPHTFRLLRLRSEHYTLAGDLTYRPAGDPLQDHHYDYDLVGNLLAIHDRAPGSGIPNNPEALGAADPVLRKLLGSGDALDRRFTYDPVYRLLTATGREHQAPPAGDPWPGLPRGTDVTKAQAYTETYRYDAADNILSLGHGGTGGFGRDFTMAAGGNRLQRMSVGKTPYDYTFDGNGNTVAETTSRHFEWNHSDQLTVFATQTAGAEPSVHAQYLYDVTGHRVKKFVRRQGGAVEVTHYLDEVFEHHRWAPAATSTGTASTAVPGTGESNHVHVMDDRRRVALVRLGAAHPDDRGPAIAFHLGDHLGSSTAVLDETGTLTNREEYTPYGETSFGSFTRKRYRFTGCERDEESGLNYQQARYFAPWSMRWCSCDPLGIVDGLNLYLYVRANPLRMVDTRGTNGDSVNDALDGALSHIDSAENPFMASGKAGMRSIPISMDIDEPLAVGERGVSVGDARGRALDVSNRQLLDPATNRSTKYLGADARATNLSRGAVSVADDANILMTRNFNEITEMRTIFAQAVAKIRDPMGMSPTALKTAINSHIWDIIKTDTGSAATRVRAALSDLGFENVPGKGYRMMAPAGASSGAPSAAAGESAVAEVAEVGSGLSKAGRVFGFIGKAAIAIPVAYRSFMVGAELREGHGWAALKQVGLLAWDLSPGPIMLAGATARQELTEHMRATMHDPKQAEAALRMSCLSWSPSCHQ, encoded by the coding sequence ATGAGCGGCGGAGCGGATTCCACGGCGGAGGGTGCGGTGCTGTCGCTGCCGAAGGGCGGCGGTGCGGTAGGCGGCATAGGGGAGACGTTCACTCCGGACCTGTTCACCGGGACGGGGAACTTCACGGTGCCGATCACGGTCCCCGCCGGCCGGCTCGGCTTGGCACCGCACCTGTCGCTGGGTTACAGCACCGGTAACGGGAACGGGTCGTTCGGGCTGGGGTGGCAGCTGAGTCTGCCGGGGGTGTCCCGTAAGACGTCCCGAGGCATTCCCCGCTACGCGGACCCGGCGACGGCCGGGCCCGCCGGGCCCGGGGCGGACCCGGCCGATGTGTTCGTCCTGTCGGGGGCCGAGGATCTGGTTCCCGTCGACGGCGGCCGGCCGGGCCGGGTGCGGTACCGGCCGCGGACGGAGGGCCTGTTCGCCCGGATCGAGCACGTCAGGGACGCCTCCGGCAACTACTGGGAGGTCCGCGGGAAGGACGGTCTGCTGACCCGTTACGGGACGCCCCGGCCGGCCGGCGCCGACGCCACCTGGCGCGACCCCGCGGTGGTCGCTGATCCTGATGATCCCGACCGGGTGTTCGCGTGGCGGATCACCCGTACCGAGGACGCGCTGGGCAACGTGATCCGCTACGACTACCTGCGCGACCACGGCCAGGAGCCGGGACACACGTGGGACGGCCCGCTGCTCGCCCGGATCTCCTACGCGGACTACGGAGACCGGGCCGAACCGTCGTTCCTCGTCGCGGTGGACTTCGACTACGAGTCGCGGCCCGACGCGTTCTCGGACCACCGGCCCGGGTTCGAGGTGCGGACGTCGTTGCGCTGCCGCACCGTCCGGGTGACCACGCACGCAGCGGACGGCATCGCCCGGGTGGCCCGTGAGTGCCGGTTCGCCTACCAGCAGGCCGGGTTCAACGGTGTATCGCTGCTCACGCGCGTCGACGTGGTCGGGATCGACGACCAGGTTCTGCCGCCAGGCCAGGACCCGCCGCCACGCCAGGATCTCCCCTCGGGCCAGGATCTGCCCCCGGGCCAGGACCCGCCGCCGGCCCAGGATCCGCTGCTGGAGAACCTGCCGCCGCTGACCTTCGCCTACTCGGGTTTCGATCCGGCCGGGCGCCGGTTCGAGGCGCTGGCCGGGCCGGCCCTGCCGACGGCGTCGCTGGGCGACCCGACGCTGACCCTCGTCGACCTACAGGGAACGGGACTTCCCGACCTGGTCGAGCTCGGGGCCACGAAGCGCGTATGGCGCAACGCCGGCGGCGGCCGGTTCGAGCTCCCCCGTCAGCTGGCCCAGGCGCCGCCGGTGTCCCTCGCCGATCCCGGGGTGCGCTTCATGGACGCTGACGGTGACGGTCGCGCCGATCTGGTCGTGCCCGAGACGACCTCGGGCGGACGGACCGCGGGGGTGACGGCCGGCTACTACCCGATGACGTTCGCGGGCGGCTGGAGCCACCGCTCGTTCCGGCGCTACCGGCAGTCGCCGTCGGCCCGGCTCTCCGATCCGAACGTGAAACTGGTGGACCTGACCGGTGACGGGCTGACCGACGTGCTGCGTTCGGGTACCCGTCTGGAGTGCTGGTTCAACGACCCCGATCCGAGCAAGGCGTGGCAGCGCACCGCACAGAGCACCGCCCCGCTCGTGGATCTGGCGGATCCCCGGGTGCGGTTCGCGGACATGACCGGCGACGGACTGCAGGACATCGTGCTGCTCCGCAACGGGAACGTCGCGTACTGGCCGAACCAGGGCCACGGACGCTGGGGAGCGCGCGTCACGATGCGCCGGTCGCCCCGGCTGCCCGACGGCTTCGATCCGCGCCGGGTGCTGCTCGGCGACGTCGACGGGGACGGCGCGGCCGACCTGATCTATGTCGACCACGGGCGGGTGCTGCTGTGGGGCAACCGGTCCGGCAACGCCTGGACCGAACAGCCGGTGACGATCACCGGCACTCCGGCTGTGACGGGCAGCGACTCCCTCCAGCTGTCCGACGTGTACGGGACCGGGATGGCCGGCCTGCTCTTCAGCCGGGCCGCGGACGGTTCGGGGAGGCCGCACCTGCGCTTCCTGGACTTCGCCGGTGGCGTCAAGCCGCACCTGCTGACCGTGATGGACAACCACCTCGGCGCCACCACTCAGGTCACGTACGCGCCGTCGACACAGGAGTACCTCCGCGACCAAAGCTATCCGGAGACACGCTGGCGCACCACCCTCCCGTTCCCGGTGCACGTGGTGTCCCGGGTCGAGGTGGCCGACGCGATCTCGGGCGGCCGGCTGACCACGAAGTACCGCTACCACCACGGCTACTGGGACGGCGTGGAGCGGGAGTTCCGCGGCTTCGCGATGGTCGAACAGCTGGACAGCGAATACTTCGGCACGGCGCCCACGACAGGGCCCGGCGCGGTCCCGGACGGGCACTTCTCGCCGCCCACCCTCACGAAGAGCTGGTTCCACCCGGGACCGGTCGCCGCCGTCGAGGCGGGGGAGTGGACCGAACTGGATCTGCGGCACGAGTACTCCGGCCTGGACGTACCGATGCTGTCCCGCCCGCCGGGGCAGACCGCCTTCCTGGCCGCCCTGCCCCGAAGCGCCCGCAGGGCCGCGCTGCGGACCCTGCGCGGCCAGTTGCTGCGCACGGAGCTGTACGGCCTGGACGGCACCGACCGCGAGCACCGCCCCTACACCGTCACCGAGTCGATCTCCGGAATGCGGGAGGAGTCGCCCGTGCCGGACCAGGGTCAGTCGACGGACGTGCGGGAACGGATCTTCTTCCCGTTCGGCCTCGGCAGCCGGACCACGCAGTACGAGCGCGGTGACGAACCGATGACCCGGTTCGCCTTTCCCGTCGGCCATGACGCCTACGGGTTCCCGGCAGGGCAGCTCTCCATCGCCGTCCCCCGGGGCCGCGACCCGATGGCCGCCGTCGCCGCCACGACCACGCCGTACCTGGCCACGTACGCCACCACCGAGTTCGCCCGCCGCGACGACGCCGACCACTATCTGATCGACCGGGTCGCCAGAACGACCAGCTACGAAGTGGTCGACGACGGCCGGCTCAGTGTCGCGCAGCTGCGCGACGCGATCCTCGCCGGCCCGACGCAGGCCGGGCTGTCGTTGCGCGTGATCGGCCACGCCCGCACGTACTACGACGGCGACGCCTTCACCGGACTGCCGCTCGGCACTCTCGGCGACCACGGGCTGCCGGTACGGGCGGAGTCCCTCGCCTTCACGGACGCCTTCCTCGACGCCCTCTACCTGCCCGGCGACCCGCTCGCGACCGGCCCGCGGCCGGTCTACCTGGCCCCCGGCGGGGTCACCGCGTGGACCGCTGAGTACCCGCCCGAGTTCCGCGCGGCCCTTCCGGCTCTCGCCGGCTACACCCACTACGCGGACATCGACGTGCCCGGATCGCCCGGCGGGTACTACGTGACCGGCGCGCGGCACCGGTACGACGTGCACCTCGCGGGCCGGGTGCCGCGAGGACTGGCGGTCGCGTCGCTCGACCCGTTGGGCGCGCTGAGCCAGATCGTCCACGACGAGCACGACCTGCTGCCGGTGCGGTCGGTGGACCCCGCCGGGTTGGCGAGTGAGGCAGCGAGCGACTACCGGCTGCTGCGCCCCCACACGCTGACCGACGCCAACGGCAACACGGTCTCGGTGACCTTCTCCCCGACCGGACTGGTCACCGCCCAGTACGTGCGGGGCAAGAACGGCGAGGGCGATCGCGACACGCCGAGTTCGCGGACGACCTACGACCTGCTCGCGTTCGCCGAGCGCGGCCAACCGGCATCGGTGCGCACCGAACGGCGGGTGCACCACGACATGGACACCGACGTCCCCGCCGCCGAGCGCGGCGAGACGATCGTGTCGGTGGCGTACTCCGACGGGTTCGGCCGACTGCTGCAGACCCGCTCCCAGGCCGAGGACACCCTCTTCGGCGACCTGGCCTATGGCGGCGGCGTCATACCGGCCGAGGACCTCGCGCCGGTGGGCGACACCACCGGGCGCACCCGGGGACCGTCGGACCCGGACAACGTGATCGTCTCCGGCTGGCAGATCTACGACAACAAGAGCCGGGTGGTGATGAAGTACGAGCCGTTCTTCGCCACCGGCTTCGCCTACGCGCAACCGCTCGACGACCGGCTCGGGCAGAAGGCGACGATGTTCCACGATCCCCGGGGGCAGGTGGTGCGGACGCTGAACCCGGACGGCAGCGAGCAGCGCGTCATCTTCGGAGTCCCAGCCGATCTGGGCGTCCCCGAGGTGTTCGAACCCACGCCGTGGGAGACCTACACCTACGACGCGAACGACAACGCGGGTCGCACTCACGGCGACACCGCCGCGCCCTACCGTGGTCACTGGAACACCCCGGCCAGTATCGAGATCGACGCGCTGGGCCGCACCGTGCGTGCCGTCGCGCGCAACGGCGTGGCGGATGCGGACCGGTTCACCACCAGGTCCGCCTACGACATCCCGGGCAATCTCGTCTCGACCACCGACGCGCTCGGAAGGCCGGCCTTCACGTACTCCTTCGACGTGGCCAAGCGGCGCTGGCGGATGGACGGCATGGACATCGGACGTCGCGACGCGGTGCCCGACGCCCTCGGCCGGCCGGTCGAATCCCGTGACAGCAAAGGGGCGTTGACCCTCGGCACATTCGACGTGCTGCACCGGCCGAGCCGGGTGTGGGCGCGCGACGGCCGGTCCGGTCCGGTGACGCTGCGCCAGCTCGTCGAGTACGGCGACGGGGGTGCCGTCGGGCAGCCGGCCGCGGACCGGGCCGCCGCTCGCGCGCTGAACCTGCTCGGCCGTCCTGTCCGGCACCACGACGAGGCCGGGCTCATCTCCGTCGCGGCAGTCGACTTCAAGGGCAATGTTCTGGAGTCCAAGCGGCAGGTGGTCGCCGACGCGCCGATCCTCGCTACGTACGAACAGGCCAGGAGCAAGGGCTGGCAGGTGGTGCCCTTCCGGATCGAGTGGACTCCAGCGGCCGGCCAGACCCGGGCGGCCCGCGACGCGCAGCTGCTCGAGCCCGGTGGTTATGTCACCACGACGAGCCGCGACGCGCTCAACCGGATCGTCAGGCATGTGTTCCCGACCGATGTGGAGGGGAGCCGCAGGGAGCTTCGACCGACGTACAACAGGGCCGGCGCGCTGGAGCAGGTGCGCCTGGACGACGCGGTCCATGTGCAGCGGATCACGTACGACGCCAAGGGCCAGCGGGCCCTCATCGCCTACGGCAACGGGGTGATGACCCGCTACGCGTTCGACCCGCACACGTTCCGGTTGCTGCGGCTGCGCAGCGAGCACTACACCCTCGCCGGCGACCTCACCTATCGCCCGGCCGGGGATCCGCTGCAGGACCACCACTACGACTACGACCTGGTCGGGAACCTCCTGGCCATCCATGACCGGGCGCCCGGCAGCGGCATTCCCAACAACCCCGAAGCGCTGGGTGCCGCTGACCCGGTACTGCGCAAGTTGCTCGGCAGCGGTGACGCGCTCGACCGGCGCTTCACCTACGACCCGGTCTACCGACTGCTCACCGCGACCGGCCGCGAGCACCAGGCGCCGCCTGCCGGGGACCCGTGGCCCGGCCTGCCGCGCGGTACCGACGTCACGAAGGCGCAGGCGTACACGGAGACGTACCGGTACGACGCGGCGGACAACATCCTCAGCCTCGGCCACGGCGGCACCGGCGGCTTCGGGCGCGACTTCACCATGGCGGCCGGTGGCAACCGGCTGCAGCGGATGTCCGTTGGGAAGACGCCGTACGACTACACCTTCGACGGCAACGGGAACACGGTCGCCGAGACGACCTCGCGGCACTTCGAGTGGAACCACTCCGACCAGCTCACGGTGTTCGCCACCCAGACCGCGGGCGCCGAGCCGTCCGTGCACGCCCAGTACCTCTACGACGTGACCGGCCATCGGGTGAAGAAGTTCGTCCGCCGCCAGGGCGGTGCCGTGGAGGTCACCCACTACCTCGACGAGGTGTTCGAGCATCACCGCTGGGCCCCTGCGGCCACGTCCACGGGGACCGCGTCCACTGCCGTCCCCGGGACAGGCGAGAGCAACCATGTACATGTGATGGACGACCGCCGGCGTGTCGCACTCGTCCGCCTCGGCGCCGCCCATCCCGATGACCGCGGCCCGGCCATCGCCTTCCATCTCGGGGACCACCTCGGCAGCAGCACCGCCGTCCTCGACGAGACCGGTACCCTCACCAACCGCGAGGAGTACACCCCCTACGGTGAAACCAGCTTCGGTAGCTTCACCCGTAAGCGCTACCGGTTCACCGGCTGCGAGCGGGATGAGGAGAGCGGTCTTAACTACCAGCAGGCTCGCTATTTCGCTCCGTGGAGCATGAGATGGTGCAGCTGCGACCCGCTGGGAATCGTCGACGGGCTGAACCTCTATCTGTACGTTCGTGCCAACCCGCTCCGGATGGTGGACACCCGGGGCACGAACGGTGATTCCGTGAATGACGCTCTGGACGGGGCGCTGAGTCACATCGACTCGGCGGAGAACCCGTTCATGGCCTCCGGGAAGGCCGGAATGCGGTCCATCCCCATATCCATGGACATCGACGAACCGTTGGCGGTCGGAGAGAGAGGTGTCTCCGTTGGCGATGCGCGGGGCAGGGCACTCGACGTGTCGAACCGTCAACTCCTGGACCCGGCCACGAATCGCTCCACCAAGTACCTCGGCGCTGATGCGCGAGCTACGAACCTCAGTCGTGGGGCCGTTTCGGTAGCCGATGACGCGAACATCCTGATGACCAGGAACTTCAACGAGATAACCGAGATGAGAACGATCTTCGCCCAAGCTGTCGCCAAGATACGTGATCCCATGGGAATGTCCCCCACCGCACTCAAGACAGCGATCAATAGCCATATCTGGGACATCATCAAAACCGACACCGGTAGTGCGGCGACTCGCGTTCGGGCTGCTCTCAGTGATCTCGGGTTCGAGAATGTCCCCGGCAAGGGATACCGCATGATGGCGCCGGCAGGGGCTTCCAGTGGCGCGCCAAGTGCGGCAGCCGGAGAGTCGGCGGTGGCCGAGGTGGCGGAAGTGGGATCCGGTTTGAGCAAGGCCGGACGCGTCTTCGGGTTCATCGGCAAGGCAGCCATAGCCATACCCGTCGCCTACCGATCCTTCATGGTCGGCGCCGAGCTCCGCGAAGGACACGGATGGGCGGCCCTGAAGCAAGTGGGGCTGCTCGCCTGGGACCTGTCGCCCGGCCCGATCATGCTGGCGGGAGCGACCGCCCGGCAAGAACTCACGGAGCACATGCGGGCCACCATGCACGATCCGAAGCAGGCGGAGGCAGCGCTCCGTATGTCCTGCCTCTCCTGGTCGCCCTCCTGCCATCAGTAG